One segment of Brassica napus cultivar Da-Ae chromosome C3, Da-Ae, whole genome shotgun sequence DNA contains the following:
- the LOC111205459 gene encoding plastid lipid-associated protein 1, chloroplastic, which translates to MATRVPLFSQFTCKTLVTSSTTSTFQSKSPILLPINPINRRIAVHRHDFKIRASDVNDEWGPDSMGRGSDVDDEWGPEIGLNSSVAEKVAEEAIESAEETERLKRVLAGSLYGTDRGLSASSETRAEISELITQLESKNPNPAPNEALFLLNGKWILVYTSFVGLFPLLSRRISPLVKVDEISQTIDSDSFTVHNSVRFAGPLATTSLSTNAKFEVRSPKRVQVKFEQGVIGTPQLTDSIEIPEFVEVLGQKIDLNPIRGLLTSVQDTASSVARTISSQPPLKFSLPGDSAQSWLLTTYLDKDLRISRGDGGSVFVLIREGSSLLNP; encoded by the exons atggCGACGAGGGTACCTTTGTTCAGCCAATTCACCTGCAAAACCCTAGTCACCAGCTCAACGACTTCTACATTCCAATCAAAATCTCCGATTCTGTTACCCATCAATCCAATCAATCGGCGAATCGCTGTTCATCGGCACGATTTCAAGATCCGAGCCAGTGACGTCAATGACGAGTGGGGTCCGGACTCCATGGGCCGAGGCAGTGACGTTGACGACGAGTGGGGCCCCGAGATAGGATTGAACTCATCGGTGGCGGAGAAAGTGGCAGAAGAAGCCATCGAGTCCGCGGAGGAGACGGAGCGGCTTAAGAGAGTGCTAGCGGGTTCTCTGTACGGAACAGATCGAGGTCTAAGCGCATCGAGCGAGACGAGAGCGGAGATCAGTGAGCTGATAACGCAGCTCGAGTCCAAGAACCCTAACCCTGCTCCTAACGAGGCTCTGTTTCTCCTCAACGGCAAATGGATTCTCGT CTATACATCGTTTGTTGGCCTGTTCCCATTGCTCTCACGCAGAATCTCACCGTTGGTTAAAGTGGATGAGATCTCACAAACCATTGATTCCGACAGCTTCACCGTACACAACTCTGTCCGGTTCGCTGGTCCACTTGCAACAACATCGCTTAGCACCAACGCTAAATTCGAAGTCCGAAGTCCTAAACGCGTCCAG GTCAAGTTTGAGCAAGGCGTTATCGGAACTCCACAACTAACGGATTCGATTGAAATCCCGGAGTTCGTCGAGGTTCTCGGTCAGAAAATCGATCTCAACCCCATCAGAGGGCTACTCACATCGGTCCAAGACACGGCTTCTTCAGTGGCTAGAACCATTTCAAGCCAGCCACCGTTGAAATTCTCTTTGCCTGGAGACAGTGCACAGTCGTGGCTGCTCACCACTTATCTCGACAAAGACCTTCGGATCTCTAGAGGCGATGGTGGAAGCGTCTTTGTGCTCATCAGAGAAGGAAGCTCTCTCTTAAACCCTTAA
- the LOC111205790 gene encoding probable transcription repressor OFP9, producing MKITNRAETETETETEKNKKRQNKQTQNQTRESRICRALCCSNKARLSISSSSSSSVELDRHSNFSDQHCSLSSLTHYMVQEKLEQMIRETQEATHQEKLREQMMRRRRRRSKSSISNTKFIVMMAMEKCSYDPRADFRESMVEMIVANKIREADELRSLLEYYLSMNPREYRSAILEIFYEVCADLFLCS from the coding sequence ATGAAAATCACAAACAGAgcggaaacagaaacagaaacagaaacagaaaaaaataagaaaagacagaacaaacaaacacaaaaccaAACAAGAGAATCAAGAATCTGCAGAGCTTTGTGTTGCAGCAACAAAGCGAGACTCAGcatttcgtcttcttcttcttcttcggtggaATTGGACAGGCATTCTAATTTCTCAGATCAGCACTGTTCGCTCTCTAGCCTAACACACTACATGGTTCAGGAGAAGCTAGAGCAGATGATCAGAGAGACACAAGAAGCCACACACCAAGAGAAGTTAAGAGAACAaatgatgaggaggaggagaagaagaagcaagagtAGCATCAGTAACACTAAGTTCATAGTGATGATGGCAATGGAGAAATGTTCTTATGATCCAAGAGCGGATTTCAGAGAATCCATGGTCGAAATGATTGTTGCAAACAAGATCAGAGAAGCAGATGAACTTAGAAGCCTCTTGGAGTACTATCTATCAATGAATCCTCGCGAATATCGGTCTGCCATTCTCGAGATCTTCTACGAGGTTTGTGCTGATTTGTTCTTGTGTTCGTAA
- the LOC111205225 gene encoding putative F-box protein At4g11580, whose translation MDKADSSRQVSKWKTLDRGILSVIFRKLNVEDLTMGASGVCISWFLAAHNKSLWNTVDLDKFRQTDKDLRLNELRYRIAFTENFKNSDISETSRSLRNITKFSRSVPVNLVFGCCSSLDDEILMFAAASMPNIEKLVLPRWCYLSKNSFGFAFSKWKNLKTLIIAHDDPLTENLEFQVVGENCSNLTNLKYLGGLGKETAEEIVRYFKNIKRLSLQCAYVSRPGVLLLITGLQNLAILNVSHCKEFDDETVTMDNIVQAATQKSVKFILCSNNCTCRNKRWLEGLGTYGSESWRNDEIKELEF comes from the exons ATGGACAAGGCAGACAGCTCAAGACAAGTTTCAAAATGGAAAACTCTGGACAGGGGCATACTTTCCGTTATCTTCCGCAAGCTAAACGTAGAGGACCTTACCATGGGAGCGTCAGGCGTCTGCATCTCCTGGTTCCTTGCCGCCCACAATAAAAGTCTATGGAACACTGTTGACCTTGATAAGTTCCGACAAACAGATAAAGACCTAAGACTTAATGAACTAAGATATAGGATTGCTTTTACGGAAAACTTCAAGAATTCTGACATTAGTGAAACAAGCAGAAGTCTTAGGAATATCACCAAGTTTAGCCGCAGTGTCCCGGTGAATTTGGTCTTTGGCTGTTGTTCCTCTTTAGATGACGAAATTCTCATGTTCGCTGCTGCCAG CATGCCAAACATAGAGAAACTTGTTTTACCGCGCTGGTGCTACCTATCCAAGAATTCATTTGGGTTTGCGTTCAGTAAATGGAAGAATCTGAAGACATTGATTATCGCTCATGATGACCCTCTCACAGAGAATTTAGAGTTTCAAGTAGTGGGAGAGAACTGTAGTAATCTcacaaacttaaaatatttggGTGGTTTAGGAAAAGAGACTGCTGAGGAAATCGTGCGTTACTTCAAGAACATCAAGAGGCTGAGTTTGCAATGCGCTTATGTCAGCAGACCAGGAGTTTTGTTGCTAATTACAGGCCTCCAAAACCTTGCGATCCTTAATGTTTCACATTGTAAAGAGTTTGATGACGAGACGGTAACTATGGACAATATTGTACAAGCCGCCACTCAGAAGAGTGTCAAATTTATACTTTGTTCAAACAATTGTACTTGCAGAAACAAGCGATGGTTGGAAGGGCTCGGGACGTATGGTTCTGAGAGTTGGCGAAATGATGAGATAAAGGAACTTGAGTTCTga